The genomic interval GCCGTGGACTACGACGCCAACTTCGATACGAAGTCCCAGCACGGCTTCTTCAGCCGGCTCTACACCGGCACCGGCGCGATCGACGTGATCGGCCGCCGCCGGATGTGGTACCTCATCACCGCCGTCATCCTGCTGATCTCGTTGGGCAGCATCCTGTTCCGCGGTTTCAACTTCGGCATCGACTTCGAGGGCGGCACCCGGATCCAGTTCCCGGGTTCGGCCGAACAGAGTCAGGTCGAGGACGTCTACCGCGCCGCCATCGGCACCGACCCGGAGTCGGTGCAGAAGGTCGGCGCCGGCGCGACCAGCAATATGCTGATCCGCTCCGAGGCCCTCGATCAAGGCCAGGTCGAGAAGCTGCAGGCGGCGCTGTACTCCGAGTTCCAGCCCAAGGATTCCAGCGGTAAGCCGAGTCTGGCGGCGATCAGCGTCTCGGATGTGAGCGAGACCTGGGGCGGCCAGATCACCAAGAAGGCGCTGATCGCGCTCGCGGTGTTCCTGGCGATCGTCGCGGTCTACATCACGATCCGCTTCGAGCGGGACATGGCGATCGCGGCGCTGGCGGCGATGGTCTTCGACGTCGCCGTCACCGCGGGCATCTATTCGCTGGTCGGTCTGGAGGTGTCGCCCGCGACCGTGATCGGCATCCTCACCATCCTCGGCTTCTCGCTGTACGACTCGGTGATCGTGTTCGACAAGGTGGAGGAGAACACCCGCGGCGTGCTGCACGTGAACCGGCGCACCTACGGTGAGCAGGCCAACCTGGCGGTCAACCAGACCCTGATGCGCTCGATCAACACCGCGCTCATCGGCATCCTGCCGATCGTCGGACTGCTGGTGATCGCGGTGTGGCTGCTCGGCGTGGGCACGCTGAAGGATCTCGCGCTGGTGCAGCTGGTGGGTCTGCTGGTGGGCACCTACTCCTCAATCTTCTTCGCCACGCCGCTGCTCGTATCGCTCAAGGAGCGCTTCGGTCCGGTGGCCGCGCACACCAAGAAGGTGCTGGCCAAGCGGTCGGGCGTCGCGAGTGCCCGAGCCCTGGCCGCCGCCGAGCAGCGGGCCGTTGCCGCCACCGGGCGGCCGTCGACGGATGCCCCGGTGCGCCGCTACGCCGGACAGCCTCCGGAGCCCGGTGCGCGCCCGAGCGGGAAACGGCACAAGCGAAGGAACTAGTACCCCAGGGGGTTTCGTTCATATGCAGCGATCACGCGGCACGGCGCGGTTGATCGGTATGGCGGCCGCGGGCGCGTCGGTCGTCGCGCTGGCAGCCGGGTGTTCGGGCGAGAACCAGGTGCCGTCCATCGGCTACGCCGTCGACGCCACGGTCACCAGCTACAACGGCGGTAGCACCCTGGGCGCGAGCAGCGGTTCGCCCGCGGTGTTCGGCCGGGTGCTGACCGGGTTCTACTACACCGGGCCGGACGGGCAGCAGGTCGCCGACACCGATGTCGGCACCGCCAAGGAGGTGCCGGGTGAGGCGCAGACCATCCAGTACCGGCTCAACCCGGACGGGGTGTACTCCGACGGAGTGCCGACCTCCTGCGATGACCTGTATTTGACCTGGGCGGCGCGCAGCGGCCGGTTCACCGCACCCGGCGGAGGGTCGCTGTTCGACGCCGCGAGCACGGCGGGCTACGCCGCGATCGAGCGGGTCGAATGCCAGACCGGATCCAAGGACGCCACCGTGGTGTTCCGGCCGGACCGGCACTATCAGTACTGGCGGAACCTGTTCACCGCCGGTGAGCTGATGCCCGCGCACGTGGCCGCGCGGGCGGCGAACGTGCCGAATGTGGTGGCGCCCTTGCAGTCCGGTGATGCCGCGGCGATCGGACGGATCGCCGAGTTCTGGAACACCGGGTGGAACCTGTCCAGCGGCCTGGATGTCACCAAGTTCCCGTCGTCGGGGCCCTACCGCATCGAATCCTTCGGTGCGGCCGATGGTTTGGTCCTGGTCGCGAATGAGCGCTGGTGGGGCAACAAGCCGGAGACCGGCCGGATCGTGGTCTACGGCAAGTCCGCCGATCTCGGCGAGAAGATCGGCGACGGAGCTGTCAGTGTCGTCGATATCGGTGGTGGCTCGGTCAAAGATGTGAATTTGGACGGGTTTTCGACGCGGACGGTGCCCGGCCGGGGAGCCGAACAACTGGTTCTGGCGACCGGGGGAGTGCTCGGCTCGGTCGATGCCCGCCGTGGTCTGGCGCTGTGCGTGCCGCGGCAAGAGCTCTACAACCAGCTCGGCAAGGCCCAGGATCTGCCGACCACTGCGCTCGGGTCCGGCCCGCTGAATTCGCGTATCGTGCAGGAGGATTCGCTGTTCTACCCGGCGGTCACCGGCGCCGCCGCCAAATACAAGAACACCGACATCCCCGGGGCGACATCGGCGTTGGCCGCCGGCAAGGCGGCCGGGCAAACCATCCGCATCGGGTATCGCGGCCCGGACGAACGGCGTAGCCGGACCGTCGCCATGATCGCCGAATCCTGCAAACCGGCGGGTATCACCGTGGTGGACGCGGGTTCCGCGGACTTCACGCCCAACCAGCTCGGCGAAGGCAAAGTCGACGCCGTACTCGGCAGCACCGCGTCGGTTCCCGGCCCCGCCGGAGCGCTGACCGGCGTAGCGGCGACCAGCGCTCTGCGCACCGGAAACGGTCTCAATTTCGGTCGATTCGGTAATGGACGCTACGATTCGATCACCGATCAGCTTGCTGCCGACGATAATTCGACGGCGCAACTGAATCTGCTCACCGAAGGCGAGAACCTGCTGTGGGCGGAGATGCCGAGCATCCCGTTGTTCGCCACTCCGCGCACGATCGCATTCGCCAACGGGCTGCAGAACGGTCTGGCGGGTCCCACCCAGGCGGGGTCCGGCTGGAATATGGACCGCTGGGTGTTGAAGCGGTGAGTGCCGGCGGCATGAGCTCAGGGCCCGGAGGCGACAGCCTGCGCAACCATGAAGGGCTCGCGAATGTCGCCGAATGATGACAGTGACCATGGAGAGGGCTCGATGAGCAAGCACGCGGCGATCGAATCCGAGGAGCTAGTGGCAGAGCGGACCGCCCAGGCGGGACAACTGGTGCGGCACCTCACCCGGTGGCGAGACGACTTTCCGACGCCGGGGGTGCGCTTCGCGGATCTGACCCCGGTCTTCGCCGACGCCGAAGGCTTCCGCACGGTCATCGACTGCCTCGCCGCCTGTGCCCCCGACGCCGATCTGGTGGCGGGTGTGGACGCGCGTGGATTCCTGCTCGGCGCCGGCGTGGCCGCCACCCTCGGCACCGGCGTGCTCGCCGTGCGAAAAGCCGGCAAGCTGCCCCCGCCGGTGCTGAACCGGGAGTACAGCCTGGAATACGGCTCCGCGGCGCTGGAGATCCCGGCCGACGGCCTGGACTTGACCGGTAAGCGCATCCTGCTGCTCGACGACGTGCTCGCCACCGGTGGCACGCTCGCCGCGGCCGCGGCGTTGTTCGCCCAGACGGGCGCGGAAATCGTCGCCGCCGCAGTGGTTTTGGAGCTGGAGTTCCTCGGGGGACGGGCGCGGCAGGGCGACTATCCCCTGACCTCGATCGTCAAGGTCTGATCCCACTCCGGCAGCTGTCGGCCCGACGTCTCCGTACTTTGTGATCCAGAACGCACTGGCGCAAACCTGGGATGTCTGCGTAACCTAGTCAGGTCTTGTTCCCGTTGATCGGAGTCATGCCGTTGAAGTTCTGAGGTAGCGCTTTCGGGCGGCCCGCGTAGTGCGCGCCGCGATACCGTCGCACCTCAGGAGGACGCATGTCTTTTCTGTCTATTTCCGATCTCACTTTCACCTGGCCGGACGGCACCCCCGTCTTCGACGGGCTCTCGGCGGTTCTCGGAACCGGGCACATCGGTCTGGTCGGCGCCAACGGCGCGGGGAAATCCACGCTGTTGCGGCTGATCAGCGGTGAGCTCACGCCTGCGAGCGGCTCCCTCGCCCTGTCCGGGCATTTCGGGTACCTTCGGCAAGATCTCGGTCTCGCCGAAGGGCAGCGGGTCGACGCCGTACTCGGCATCGCCGATATCCGGAAAGCGTTGCACCGCATCGAATCCGGTGGCGGGGACGAGTCCGATTTCGACACCGTGGGCGCGGCCTGGGATGTCGAGGAGCGTGCGATCGCGCTGCTGGGCCGGCTGGGTCTGCGTTATCTCGCCGATTCGCCCGCTCAGCTGGATCGCACCCTGGACACCCTGTCCGGTGGTGAGACGGTACTGCTCGGGCTGGTGGCGCAGTTGCTCACCGAACCCGATGTGCTGTTGCTCGACGAGCCGACCAACAACCTGGATCATGTTGCGCGGGAACGCCTCTACGAGGTGATCGGCCAGTTCCCGGGCACGGTACTCACGGTCAGTCACGACCGCGAGCTGCTGGACCGGATGAACACCATCGCCGAGCTCCGGCAGGGCGAGTTGCGGTTGTTCGGCGGCAATTTCACCGAGTACGAGCGGATCATCGAGGCGGAGCAGGAGGCGGCGCGCGCCGCCATCCGGGATGCCCGCAGCGATGTACGCAAGCAGGCGCAGGAACTCGTCGAGGCCCGCATCAAACTGGACCGCCGTAAGCGCTACGGCCAGAAGATGTGGGACCAGAAGCGGGAACCGAAAATCATTATGGCCGAGCGCAAACGGCAGGCCCAGGTGTCGGCCGGGAAGCTGCGCAACAGCCACATCGAGAAGTTGGAGGACGCGAAACAGCACCTCGATCAGGCGGAGGAGCTCCTGCGTGCCGACAAGGAGATCCGCGTCGATCTGCCGGATACCCGGCTCTACCCGGGTCAAGATGTCATCGAGCTGGAGGAGGTGCGGCTGGCGTGTGGCCCGACGGTCACGCTGACCGTCTCCGGCCCGGAACGCATCGCGCTCACCGGCCGCAACGGCGCGGGTAAAACCACACTGCTGCGGCACATCGCGGAGCAGGGTCCGAAGGTGCCGTGGCGCATGTTGCCCCAGCGTCTGGACATCTTCGACGAGGACCTGTCCGTCTTCGAGAATGTCGCGGCGGCGGCGCCGCATGCCACCCCGCTACAGATTCGTTCGCAGTTGGCGCGCTTCCTGTTCCGGGGTACCGACGCCGATGTCGTGGCCGGCGCGTTGTCCGGCGGCGAACGCCTGCGGGCCGCGCTGGCCATGCTTCTGCTGGCCGACCCGGCCCCGAAGCTGCTCCTGCTGGACGAGCCGACCAATAATCTGGACTTGCCCAGCCTGCAACACCTCACGCAGGCCCTGTCCAGCTTCGAGGGCGCGCTCATCGTGGTCAGCCACGACCCGCGCTTTCTCGATGACATCGGTGTCACCCGCCGGGTGGAACTCACTCCGGAAGGGCTCGTCGAGACGCTGGTCCGGTGATGCCGGCGACACCGCACGCCCTCCGGCCCGTTCGCGGCCGGCGGGCGTGCGGTCAGTCCAGCTGCGCCGCAAGCTTTTTCGGGGCCACCTGCCGGTAGGCGTCGCGAACTATCTCGGTGATCTCCGGCCAGTCCGGATCGACACCGAGGCGGACGCCGAGCCAGCCACGGTGACCGACGTACGGGGGTTTGAAGAAGCGGTCCGGTTCGGTGTCGATGAGTTCCTGCTGGACGCCGTCGGGCGCGGGGCACCAGATGGTGTGGCCGGTCTCCTCGTAGGCGTCCTCGGTGAACATGGTGAAGACGGTTTTGCCGCGCACGAAGAACGCCGGGCAGCCGTGGCTGAGGCGCTCACTGCTCTCCGGAAGCGCCAGGCAGATCGCACGGATCTGGGTCAACGGGTCCACCCTCGCAGTGTAAGTCCTTGACCGCCGCAGTTTTAGTTGCATAGACTAAAACATATCGAACGGGAGGACCGATAATGGGATACGGACACTGGGACGACACCGCTTACCGGGCGGCAAGCACCTATCGCGCCAGCCGGGGGCTCGACGACTTCGGCTACACCGCCGAACTGCGCAACCGCCCCTACGACACCTGGCAGGCGCATCCATCGCTCGACCCACTCGGCGTCGACGTGCGCGAATGCCGAGACTCGGCCGACCACGGCAACTCGCTGCCCATCGCGGTGCTGTTCGACGTGACCGGTTCCATGGGGCAGGTGCCGATCATCATGCAGCGCAAGCTCGGCAAACTGCACGGGCTGCTGCGGAGCAAGGGCTACGCCGACGACCCGCAGATCCTCTTCGGCGGCGTCGGCGACGCGGACACCGACCGAGTTCCCCTGCAGGTCGGGCAATTCGAGTCCGACAACCGGATGGACGAGCAACTCCGCAACATCCTGCTCGAGGGTGGCGGCGGCGGTCAGAAATCCGAAAGCTACGAACTTGCCGCCTATTTCATGGCTACCCACATTGCCACCGACGCCTGGGACAAGCGCCGTAAACGCGGCTACCTCTTCCTCATCGGGGATGAACTGAACAAGCGCAAACTCGCCGCCCGCCACATCCGCGCCGTCATCGGAGACCATGTCCGCCACGACATCTCGGTCGAATCGATCTACCGCCGGCTCGCCGAACGCTGGCATGTCCACTACATCCTGCCCAACCAATCGAGCTACTACAACGATCCCGAGATCGCCGACCACTGGCGCGCACTGCTCGGGCAGAATTTCCTGAAGCTCGATGATCCCGCGGCGGTGTGCGAACTCATCGCCCTGACCATCGGCCTGGCGGAAGACCGAGTCGACCTCGACACCGGGTTGGCCGACCTCGCGGATCTCGGCTCCGCCGCCGAAGCGGCCGCGGTACGAGGGGCTTTGCGTCCCAACGACCCTCGCGCCTTGCCACCCGTCGCCCGCTGACGGCGGGCCGCGAACCGGGTTCGGTCTCGCGGGAGGTCCGGACTCAGCGCACGGTGTGGAGATATGTGTGAGCGATAGGCGCGGGAGGTAGTGAAAGGTGAACGGGCAGCACATCATTGTGGTGGATCTCGGGTTCGGGGACGCCGGGAAGGGCGCTACGGTCGACTGGCTGTGTTCGCCTGATGCGGGGCTCGGCGTGACGGCGGTGGTGCGGTTCAACGGGGGAGCGCAGGCGGCGCACAATGTGATCGCCGACGGCAAGCACCACGCCTTCGCGCAGTTCGGCGCCGGGACGTTCTCGGGTGTACCGACGCTGCTGTCGCAGCACATGCTGGTCGAGCCGATCGCGCTGGCGGGGGAGGCGCGGCAGTTGGCCGCGCTCGGCGTCCCGGATCCGTTGTCGCTGTTGCGCGTCGACGGCCGCGCGTTGCTGACCACCCCGATCCACATCGCCGCGAACCGTGCCCGCGAGGACGCGAGGGGTTCCTCGCGGCATGGTTCCTGCGGGCGCGGCATCGGGGAGACCGCCTCGTACGCCCTGGAATACGACGCACCGACCGTTGCGGACTGCCTGCGGCCGAAGGCGCTGCGGCAAAAACTGGATCTACTGGCAGCGCACTACGGCCCCCTGATCGCGCCGAGCGAGCACCGGTACGAGCCGATCCGCGACCTGGTCGAGATGTATCGCGAATTCGCCGCTGCCGTACGCATCGTCGACGACGGTGAACTTGCTCGCCTCGCCCGCCGCGGCAGGCTGATCTTCGAAGGCGCGCAAGGAGTTTTGCTCGACGAATGGCGCGGCTTCCACCCGCACACCACATGGTCCACGGTGGAACCACGCAACGCCCGTGCCATGCTCGCCGGTATCGGAGCGACCGCCTACACCCTGGGCGTCACCCGCAGCTACCTGACCCGCCACGGCGCGGGGCCCTTCCCCACCGAAGACCCATCCCTCGACATCCCCGAGGCGCACAACGCGTTCGGCCCCTACCAAGGTGACTTCCGCATCGGCCACCTCGATCTGACCCTCTTGCGCTACGCCATAGCCGCCTGCGACGGCATCGACGGCTTCGCGGTCACCCACCTCGATCGCCGAACACCTTATGCCGCAATCGGTTACGACACCCCTGCGGGCCACGTCCACGACCTCCCGCTCGGCGCGTGGCAAAACCTCCCGCACCAGCAGCGTTTGACCGCCCTCCTCACCGGCGCCGAACCCGTGCTCGTCGAGTTGCCGGCGGACCGAATCGATTGGCTGTCAAGGCAACTGAGCACCCCCGTCGTCCTGACCTCCGACGGACCGAATCGCGCCGACCGCACCCCCACTACGGCCCAAGGGGCAGACAGCAGTGTCTGGCGGGCGAGCAGTGTGCCCGCGTAGGTTCGCCCGAACTGCCGCCGGGCGCGGGGTCGAGGTGCCCCCCGGCGTACTCAAGGGACTTCTACCGGGTCGGCGCAGCTGGTGGGCGGGTCGACGAGGGCGCAGTTGGCGGGTTCGCGGGTGGGGCGGTAATCGAAGTCGACGCCATTCGCCGCGATGATGGCGGCGTAGGCGGCGACGGCTTCGGTGGGGACGCGGGTGCGGTCGCCGGCGCGGGCGTTGACGGTGTAGAGGCCGAAACGTGGGCTGTAGCTGCCCCATTCGTAGTTGTCGGTGAGGCTCCAATAGTTGTAGCCGATGATGTTCATGCCGTCGGCGGCGGCGCGCTGTACCCAGTAGATGGAGTCGCGCAGGTGATCGGCACGGGTGTAGCCCTCGCGGCGGGGTCTGTCGTCCTGGGTGGTGATGCCGTTCTCGACGACGAACAACGGTTTGCCCGGGAAGAGGCGGGCGTAGCGGCGCAGTGCGAAGTAGATGCCTTCCGGACGGACCGGTAGATCCCAGAGGTCGGAAGGATCGGGTTTCGGGGGTTCGAAGGCGTAGTAGTAGTCGAACCCGATGTAGTCGAGGCGAGGGCCGATATCGGCCAGCAGGGAGCCGTTGATCTGCAGGTCGTTGCCGGCGACGTAGCCGACATTGCTGGTCACCATCGCGTCGGGGCGGCGGCGATGGATGTGCTCGTAGATCGCGTTGTGCGCCGCGGCGACGCGCTTCTCCATGACGCGCCGATCGGTGCCGCGCAGCCGGACCTCGTGGCTGATGTAGGCGACGGGCTCGTTGATGGTGACCCACAACGGATTCCGGTCGGCGTAGCGATCCACCACCTTACGCATGTTGGCGAGCCAGTCGTGCACCATGTCGGGGTGGTCCCAGCCGCCGCGCTCGTAGGCCCAGCCCGGGTACACCCAGTGGTCGAGGGTGAGCATCGGCCGCATGCCGGCCTGGATGATGGCGTCGATGACGGCGTCGTAGTACTCGAACGCGCCGGGATCCCAGGCGTCGCGCCCTTCCGGTTGCAGACGCGCCCATTCGATTCCGATCCGGAACACCTCGACGCCGAGCGCGGCGGCCAGATCGATGTCGGCGGCGTAGCGGTGATAGAAGTCGACGGCGTCGCCGTACTCGTCGAATTCGGGGTGCTGCCGGATGTAGCGCAGCCAATTGCTGTCCGGCGCCTGCCCTTCCGATTGGAAGCCCGACATCGATACTCCCCACAGGAAGTCCGGCCCGAGCGTGCGGACACCGGCCGCCGGTGCCTCCCCGGGTACCAGCAGCGCGACCATCGAGGCCGCGAGGGCCGCAGCGGCTCGCCGAGTCCGTGTGCGCATCCTCCGCGAAAGTAGCTGACTATTCGCCCTCTCGCCACGCGCCGCTCAGTGCGGGTACTGGCCCGCGATCACCGCCCGCCCCGCAGGTCCGCGCGCGGCGCCGTCCGGCAGGATGGTGCGCCGTGGAGCAATCGGTGGTTTCGGTCGATGTGGTGACACTGCGCTTCTGGGATACCGACAGCGCGGTCACGCTCGGGATCGCGCCGCGGGAACACGAGCCGTTCACCGGCGAACTCGCCTTGCCCGGCGTGCTTTTGGGCCGCGGCGAACGCCTCGCCGTGGCGGCCAGGCGCGCGGTGCACACCAAACTCGGGGTGCCGGAGGCGGCGATCGGCGCGGTCGGCCAGCTGGTCACCTTCGACGAACCCAACCGCGACCCCCGCGGTCCCACCCTCTCCATCGCGATGTGGGCGGTCGTCGGCGTCCACGAGGGCCCGGCCCGATGGGTGCCGTTCGACGAGCTGCCGCCGCTGGCCTTCGACCACAACGCCATCGTCGAAGTCGCGCGCACCCACCTCGCCCGCCTGCTCTGGAAGGATCCCGCCTTCACCCGCGCCCTCACCGGCGCCGAATTTCCCGCCACTCGCGCCGTAGACCTCGCCAGTACCCTCCTCGGGACCCGCCCCGACCCCGCCAATCTCAACCGCACCCTCGCCGCCATTCCGGGTCTCACTCGGACCAGCGAACGCCGCCGCACCAAACCCACCGGCCGCCCCGCCGCCGTCTGGGCTTTCACTCCGGACTGAGCGCCGCGCCGACCGGATCAGTGGCGCGGGGCGTACATGATGATCGCGACGCCGGTCAGGCAGAGGGCGGCGCCGAGGTAGTCCCAGCGGTCGGGGTGGAATTTGTCGACGACGATGCCCCAGGCCAGCGAGCCCGCGACGAAGACGCCACCGTAGGCGGCGAGGATGCGCCCGAAGTTCGGGTCGGGCTGGAAGGTCGCTACGAACCCGTACGCCCCGAGCGCGACTACCCCGGCCGCGATCCACAGTAGCCCGCGCTGCTCGCGCCAGCCCTGCCACACCAGCCAGGCGCCACCGATCTCGGCGAGCGCGGCCAGCGCGAACAACAGCAGCGAGCGGGCGATGATCACCGCCCGAACCTACAACGCGGCCCCGGCCGGGGGCGGGACGGTCTCGGTGGGTTCGACGATGTATACGGCGTAGGGACGGCGCAGGACCGGGTAGGAGACGTTGCGGACGGGCACGCCGCCGGGCGTCTGCCCGGACTCGGTGCCGGCGTGCGCGTGGCCGTGGACAGCGAGGTCGGCGGCGCCCCGGTCGATGGCGGTGGCCAGCTCGTGGCAGCCGAGCCCGGGGTAGATCCGGATCGGTTCGCCGACGAGGGTGTCGACCACGGGGGAGTAGTGCATGAGGGCGATGCGGATGTCGGTGTCGAGGGTCTCGAGCGTCTGCCGCAAGAGCTCGGCGTCGAGCGGACCGCGGCGCATCCGTTCCCGATGTTCGGGATTGGCGTTCTCGGGATCGCCGGGATGTCCGGGGAAGCCGCCGCTGCCGCCCATGACGCCCGCGATGCCCACCCGGACGCCCGCCACCTCGAGGACTGTCGACTCACCTTCGAGCATGCGGACGCCGAGCGCACCGAGCATGGCCGCGATGCGGTAGCCCTGTTTGCGATCGTGGTCATGGTTGCCGAGGACGGCGACCATGGGGACCGGGACGCCGGCCAGTTCGGCACGCAGCAGTTCCGCCTCCGCGATTCGCCCGCCCTCGGTGAGGTCGCCCGCGAGGAGCAGTATGTCGGCGTGTTCCGCGAGCCGGAGAAACTCTGGGCGGAACTTCCCGGCGACGGCTGGGCGCATGTGCAGGTCGGCGACGGCGGCAACGCGAACGGTCACGGCCTCAGCCAGCCACAATCCGCGAAATGTGTCAACAGGATTCGGGTTCGGTACCAACCCGGGATTCACCTATCGGTCGCTGGTCCGGCACCGGGACTAAAGTGGTGATCTGGGCGGTTGCGACGGTCGGATAGGGTGTTGCGATCGAGGCGCGGAGAGGTGGTGGCATGGCTCAACACTTGGGCGAGGCGAATGTCGGGCAATCGGCATCGTCCCCGCAGTCGAACGGTGCCCCCACCCCGGCCGATATGCCCGGTGCCCCGAAGCCGCCCGCCGCCAAGCCGCCCGCGCGTGAGCCCGGTACCGCCGCGGCCGTTCCCACCTCCGCCTCGCGGCGGGTCCGGGCCCGCCTGGCCCGGCGGATGACCGGTCAGCGTGGCATCGCCGCGGTCAAGCCGGTGCTGGAGCCGCTCGCCTCGGTGCACCGTGAGTTGTACCCGAAGGCGAACCTGACGCTGCTGCAGCGCGCCTTCGATGTCGCCGACGAGCGGCACGCGCATCAGTTCCGCAAATCGGGTGACCCGTACATCACCCATCCGTTGGCGGTGGCCAACATCCTGGCCGAACTCGGTATGGACACCACCACGCTGGTCGCGGCGCTGCTGCACGACACCGTGGAGGACACCGGCTACTCGCTGGAGCAGCTGACCAGCGACTTCGGCCAGGAGGTCGCGCACCTGGTCGACGGTGTCACCAAGCTGGACAAGGTCAACCTGGGCGCCGCCGCGGAGGCCGAGACCATCCGCAAGATGATCATCGCGATGGCCCGCGATCCGCGCGTGCTCGTGATCAAGGTCGCCGACCGGTTGCACAACATGCGCAC from Nocardia goodfellowii carries:
- the secF gene encoding protein translocase subunit SecF; this translates as MSNQTSPSLRKRDAEDAVDYDANFDTKSQHGFFSRLYTGTGAIDVIGRRRMWYLITAVILLISLGSILFRGFNFGIDFEGGTRIQFPGSAEQSQVEDVYRAAIGTDPESVQKVGAGATSNMLIRSEALDQGQVEKLQAALYSEFQPKDSSGKPSLAAISVSDVSETWGGQITKKALIALAVFLAIVAVYITIRFERDMAIAALAAMVFDVAVTAGIYSLVGLEVSPATVIGILTILGFSLYDSVIVFDKVEENTRGVLHVNRRTYGEQANLAVNQTLMRSINTALIGILPIVGLLVIAVWLLGVGTLKDLALVQLVGLLVGTYSSIFFATPLLVSLKERFGPVAAHTKKVLAKRSGVASARALAAAEQRAVAATGRPSTDAPVRRYAGQPPEPGARPSGKRHKRRN
- a CDS encoding ABC transporter substrate-binding protein, with translation MQRSRGTARLIGMAAAGASVVALAAGCSGENQVPSIGYAVDATVTSYNGGSTLGASSGSPAVFGRVLTGFYYTGPDGQQVADTDVGTAKEVPGEAQTIQYRLNPDGVYSDGVPTSCDDLYLTWAARSGRFTAPGGGSLFDAASTAGYAAIERVECQTGSKDATVVFRPDRHYQYWRNLFTAGELMPAHVAARAANVPNVVAPLQSGDAAAIGRIAEFWNTGWNLSSGLDVTKFPSSGPYRIESFGAADGLVLVANERWWGNKPETGRIVVYGKSADLGEKIGDGAVSVVDIGGGSVKDVNLDGFSTRTVPGRGAEQLVLATGGVLGSVDARRGLALCVPRQELYNQLGKAQDLPTTALGSGPLNSRIVQEDSLFYPAVTGAAAKYKNTDIPGATSALAAGKAAGQTIRIGYRGPDERRSRTVAMIAESCKPAGITVVDAGSADFTPNQLGEGKVDAVLGSTASVPGPAGALTGVAATSALRTGNGLNFGRFGNGRYDSITDQLAADDNSTAQLNLLTEGENLLWAEMPSIPLFATPRTIAFANGLQNGLAGPTQAGSGWNMDRWVLKR
- a CDS encoding adenine phosphoribosyltransferase, with the protein product MSKHAAIESEELVAERTAQAGQLVRHLTRWRDDFPTPGVRFADLTPVFADAEGFRTVIDCLAACAPDADLVAGVDARGFLLGAGVAATLGTGVLAVRKAGKLPPPVLNREYSLEYGSAALEIPADGLDLTGKRILLLDDVLATGGTLAAAAALFAQTGAEIVAAAVVLELEFLGGRARQGDYPLTSIVKV
- a CDS encoding ABC-F family ATP-binding cassette domain-containing protein yields the protein MSFLSISDLTFTWPDGTPVFDGLSAVLGTGHIGLVGANGAGKSTLLRLISGELTPASGSLALSGHFGYLRQDLGLAEGQRVDAVLGIADIRKALHRIESGGGDESDFDTVGAAWDVEERAIALLGRLGLRYLADSPAQLDRTLDTLSGGETVLLGLVAQLLTEPDVLLLDEPTNNLDHVARERLYEVIGQFPGTVLTVSHDRELLDRMNTIAELRQGELRLFGGNFTEYERIIEAEQEAARAAIRDARSDVRKQAQELVEARIKLDRRKRYGQKMWDQKREPKIIMAERKRQAQVSAGKLRNSHIEKLEDAKQHLDQAEELLRADKEIRVDLPDTRLYPGQDVIELEEVRLACGPTVTLTVSGPERIALTGRNGAGKTTLLRHIAEQGPKVPWRMLPQRLDIFDEDLSVFENVAAAAPHATPLQIRSQLARFLFRGTDADVVAGALSGGERLRAALAMLLLADPAPKLLLLDEPTNNLDLPSLQHLTQALSSFEGALIVVSHDPRFLDDIGVTRRVELTPEGLVETLVR
- a CDS encoding MmcQ/YjbR family DNA-binding protein; translated protein: MDPLTQIRAICLALPESSERLSHGCPAFFVRGKTVFTMFTEDAYEETGHTIWCPAPDGVQQELIDTEPDRFFKPPYVGHRGWLGVRLGVDPDWPEITEIVRDAYRQVAPKKLAAQLD
- a CDS encoding adenylosuccinate synthetase, which translates into the protein MNGQHIIVVDLGFGDAGKGATVDWLCSPDAGLGVTAVVRFNGGAQAAHNVIADGKHHAFAQFGAGTFSGVPTLLSQHMLVEPIALAGEARQLAALGVPDPLSLLRVDGRALLTTPIHIAANRAREDARGSSRHGSCGRGIGETASYALEYDAPTVADCLRPKALRQKLDLLAAHYGPLIAPSEHRYEPIRDLVEMYREFAAAVRIVDDGELARLARRGRLIFEGAQGVLLDEWRGFHPHTTWSTVEPRNARAMLAGIGATAYTLGVTRSYLTRHGAGPFPTEDPSLDIPEAHNAFGPYQGDFRIGHLDLTLLRYAIAACDGIDGFAVTHLDRRTPYAAIGYDTPAGHVHDLPLGAWQNLPHQQRLTALLTGAEPVLVELPADRIDWLSRQLSTPVVLTSDGPNRADRTPTTAQGADSSVWRASSVPA
- a CDS encoding family 1 glycosylhydrolase, with the protein product MRTRTRRAAAALAASMVALLVPGEAPAAGVRTLGPDFLWGVSMSGFQSEGQAPDSNWLRYIRQHPEFDEYGDAVDFYHRYAADIDLAAALGVEVFRIGIEWARLQPEGRDAWDPGAFEYYDAVIDAIIQAGMRPMLTLDHWVYPGWAYERGGWDHPDMVHDWLANMRKVVDRYADRNPLWVTINEPVAYISHEVRLRGTDRRVMEKRVAAAHNAIYEHIHRRRPDAMVTSNVGYVAGNDLQINGSLLADIGPRLDYIGFDYYYAFEPPKPDPSDLWDLPVRPEGIYFALRRYARLFPGKPLFVVENGITTQDDRPRREGYTRADHLRDSIYWVQRAAADGMNIIGYNYWSLTDNYEWGSYSPRFGLYTVNARAGDRTRVPTEAVAAYAAIIAANGVDFDYRPTREPANCALVDPPTSCADPVEVP
- a CDS encoding NUDIX hydrolase, with protein sequence MEQSVVSVDVVTLRFWDTDSAVTLGIAPREHEPFTGELALPGVLLGRGERLAVAARRAVHTKLGVPEAAIGAVGQLVTFDEPNRDPRGPTLSIAMWAVVGVHEGPARWVPFDELPPLAFDHNAIVEVARTHLARLLWKDPAFTRALTGAEFPATRAVDLASTLLGTRPDPANLNRTLAAIPGLTRTSERRRTKPTGRPAAVWAFTPD
- a CDS encoding YnfA family protein — its product is MIIARSLLLFALAALAEIGGAWLVWQGWREQRGLLWIAAGVVALGAYGFVATFQPDPNFGRILAAYGGVFVAGSLAWGIVVDKFHPDRWDYLGAALCLTGVAIIMYAPRH
- a CDS encoding metallophosphoesterase family protein, encoding MTVRVAAVADLHMRPAVAGKFRPEFLRLAEHADILLLAGDLTEGGRIAEAELLRAELAGVPVPMVAVLGNHDHDRKQGYRIAAMLGALGVRMLEGESTVLEVAGVRVGIAGVMGGSGGFPGHPGDPENANPEHRERMRRGPLDAELLRQTLETLDTDIRIALMHYSPVVDTLVGEPIRIYPGLGCHELATAIDRGAADLAVHGHAHAGTESGQTPGGVPVRNVSYPVLRRPYAVYIVEPTETVPPPAGAAL